One Flavobacterium cerinum genomic window, TGTAAACAGAAAACCGTCTTTACCGGTTTGTAACGCATCGGTCAGATTCATACCGAATCCTAATCCGACAATCGAAAACTGTAATAGTATTTTTGTGAGTTTTTGACTGGCTTTTTCAAATGGATTTCCGATTAAAAAAGTGATGATAAAACCGAATAAAAGGGCTAACGGAGCCGTAATAAAAGGAAAAAGACATAAGGTGATGCTAAACAGGAAAATACCGTGTTTAAGTTTGGGATTTTGTTCAAAAATGGTCATGGTTGTCTGATTTGTTTGTCAGACAAAGTTCCGCCAATTAATAAGGATGTGCCAATGATAAAAAGTTATAGGGTATAACTTTTGGTTATACTGTTTTGGGCAAAGCGCAGAAATATTTCCGGTATTTTTTCCGGTTGGCCTTGTAAATGAGCAAAATAAAAAATACGCTTAATATCCAGATCGTCAATGTCGATTACTTTAAATTCACCTTCGGTAATTTCTTTACTAACCGCTGAAATGGACAGGAATGCCATACAATTGGAATTGGAAAGAAAGGATTTGATACTTTCGGTACTACCAAGCTGCATGATAATATTCAGATCATTTAACCGGATATTATGGGATCGGAGTTCATGGGCAATAACATCAAGACTACCGGAGCCGTTTTCCCGTAATACAAGCGGTATACGCAGCAAATCATCTTTACTGATCGTGTCATTGGATGCCAGTTCCTGTGAAGTATGAACTACAGCAACAATTTCGTCTTTTAGAAAAGGAATGTATTTTAAATCCTTGTTATTGGATTTACCTTCTACAATACCGAGTGCCACTTTTTTCCGGAGAACAGCGTTTTCAATCTTTTCTGTATTGGCATCTAAAAGAGAAATTCGAATATCCGGAAAGTGTTTGTAAAAATTAGCCAAAATAGGAGGTAGGATATAATGACTTAACGTTGTACTGGCTCCTAATACTAATTCGCCGGTTTGCTTGTCTTTTAAAAGGCCGAGATCATACTGAATTTTACGATAAATTTCAAAAATAGATCCGGCATGTTGGTACAGTATTAACCCGGCTTCAGTTAAGGCTATTTTATTTCCCTGTCGTTCAAACAACCGGATATCGAGCTCGGTTTCCAGTTCCTTAATGTTTTTAGTGACGGCCGGCTGAGTAATACACAGGATTTCCGCAGCTTTAGTAAAGCTTAGATGGTCGGCAACGGTATAAAATATTTTAAGGCGTATATCAGACATGGTTAAGTCAATTACAGTATAACCAAAGTTACAATTTTATAATGGTTTATCGGTTAATACTCCGTAAAGCACGTTTAATAA contains:
- a CDS encoding LysR family transcriptional regulator — protein: MSDIRLKIFYTVADHLSFTKAAEILCITQPAVTKNIKELETELDIRLFERQGNKIALTEAGLILYQHAGSIFEIYRKIQYDLGLLKDKQTGELVLGASTTLSHYILPPILANFYKHFPDIRISLLDANTEKIENAVLRKKVALGIVEGKSNNKDLKYIPFLKDEIVAVVHTSQELASNDTISKDDLLRIPLVLRENGSGSLDVIAHELRSHNIRLNDLNIIMQLGSTESIKSFLSNSNCMAFLSISAVSKEITEGEFKVIDIDDLDIKRIFYFAHLQGQPEKIPEIFLRFAQNSITKSYTL